One window of the Lemur catta isolate mLemCat1 chromosome 6, mLemCat1.pri, whole genome shotgun sequence genome contains the following:
- the CHADL gene encoding chondroadherin-like protein isoform X1 — translation MLCLQAGLAVPGGMEGPQSSTHISLVLLLLLLSGPAWQAAAQRCPQTCICDNSRWHVACRHQNLTEVPNAIPELTQRLDLRGNVLKVIPPAAFQDLPYLTHLDLRHCQVELVAEGAFRGLGRLLFLNLASNRLRTLPQEALDGLGSLRRLELERNMLEELRPGAFGALGALATLNLAHNALVYLPAMAFQGLLRTRWLRLSHNALSVLAPEALAGLPALRRLSLHHNELQALPGPALSQASGLARLELGHNPLTYAGEEDGLALPGLRELLLDHGALQVLGPRAFARCPRLHSLDLRGNQLDTLPPLQGPGQLRRLRLQGNPLWCGCQARPLLEWLARARVRSDGACRGPRRLRGEALDALRPSDLRCPGDPEEEEAEKREELAAAGPRAPPRAPAGEDGAVVPCPRACVCVAESRHSSCEGRGLQAVPRGFPNDTQLLDLRRNHFPSVPRAAFSGLGHLVSLHLQHCGITDLKAGALAGLGRLVYLYLSDNQLSSLSAAALKGAPHLGYLYLERNRFLQVPGAALRALPKLFSLHLQDNIVDCLTPGDLVGTRALRWLYLSGNRIAQVSPGALGPALELEKIHLDRNQLREVPTGALEELPVLLELQLSGNPLRSLQDGAFRPVGRSLQHLFLNSSGLEQISPGAFSGLGPGLQSLHLQKNKLRALPALPGLSRLELIDLSGNPFHCDCQLLPLHRWLTGLNLQVGATCATPPTARGQRVKAAAAVFQACPGWAARKAKRTPASRSGSRKAPIKGRQPGSEKSVEDKENMVESSHAKQEAGRWALLCHRVHLGPDSPR, via the exons ATGCTGTGCCTCCAGGCTGGACTGGCAGTTCCAGGCGGCATGGAGGG gcCCCAGAGCTCCACCCACATCTCCTTGGTCCTACTGCTGCTTCTGCTGTCAGGCCCAGCTTGGCAGGCAGCTGCCCAACGCTGCCCACAGACCTGCATCTGTGACAACTCCAGGTGGCACGTTGCCTGCCGGCACCAGAACCTCACTGAGGTGCCAAACGCCATCCCTGAG CTGACTCAGCGGCTGGACCTCCGGGGCAACGTGCTGAAGGTGATCCCTCCAGCTGCCTTCCAGGACCTGCCCTATCTCACACATCTGGACCTGCGGCACTGTCAGGTGGAGCTGGTGGCCGAGGGCGCCTTCCGTGGCCTGGGCCGCCTGCTCTTCCTCAATCTGGCCTCCAACCGCCTGCGCACGCTGCCCCAGGAGGCGCTGGACGGGCTGGGCTCCCTGCGGCGGCTGGAGCTGGAGCGCAACATGCTGGAGGAGCTGCGGCCCGGGGCGTTCGGGGCTCTGGGCGCTCTGGCCACGCTGAACCTGGCCCACAATGCCCTGGTCTACCTGCCTGCCATGGCCTTCCAGGGGCTGCTGCGCACCCGCTGGCTGCGGCTGTCCCACAACGCGCTCAGTGTGCTGGCCCCCGAGGCCCTGGCCGGCCTGCCCGCCCTGCGCCGCCTCAGCCTGCACCACAATGAGCTGCAGGCCCTGCCCGGGCCAGCCCTGTCCCAGGCCAGCGGCCTGGCCCGTCTGGAGCTGGGCCACAACCCACTCACCTACGCGGGCGAGGAGGACGGGCTGGCCCTGCCCGGGCTGCGGGAGTTGCTGCTGGACCACGGGGCCCTGCAGGTGCTGGGTCCCAGAGCCTTCGCCCGCTGCCCCCGCCTGCACAGCCTCGATCTCCGAGGGAACCAGCTGGACACGCTGCCCCCGCTGCAGGGCCCGGGCCAGCTGCGCCGGCTGCGGCTGCAGGGGAACCCGCTGTGGTGCGGCTGCCAGGCGCGGCCGCTGCTCGAGTGGCTGGCGCGGGCGCGCGTGCGCTCGGACGGCGCGTGCAGAGGCCCGCGGCGCCTGCGAGGCGAGGCCCTGGACGCGCTGCGGCCCTCGGACCTGCGCTGCCCCGGGGACCcggaggaggaagaggcggaGAAGAGAGAGGAGCTGGCAGCAGCCGGGCCCCGCGCCCCTCCGCGCGCCCCCGCGGGGGAGGACGGGGCGGTGGTGCCCTGCCCTCGCGCCTGCGTGTGCGTCGCCGAGTCCCGGCACAGCAGCTGCGAGGGCCGCGGCCTGCAGGCAGTGCCCCGCGGTTTCCCCAATGACACTCAGCTCCTGGACCTGAGGCGGAACCACTTCCCCTCGGTGCCCCGAGCGGCCTTCTCCGGCTTGGGCCACCTGGTGTCTCTGCACCTGCAACACTGTGGCATCACAGATCTGAAGGCTGGCGCCTTAGCTGGGCTGGGCCGCCTGGTCTACCTCTACCTCTCTGACAACCAGCTGTCAAGCCTCAGTGCTGCCGCCCTCAAAGGGGCCCCACACCTTGGCTACCTGTACCTAGAGCGCAACCGCTTCCTGCAGGTGCCAGGGGCCGCGCTGCGCGCCCTGCCCAAACTCTTTTCCCTGCATCTGCAGGACAACATTGTGGATTGCCTAACACCTGGAGACCTGGTGGGGACACGGGCTTTACGCTGGCTCTATCTGAGTGGAAACCGTATCGCTCAAGTGTCCCCAGGAGCGCTGGGCCCAGCTCTGGAGCTGGAGAAGATACACCTTGACAGGAACCAGCTGCGAGAGGTGCCCACTGGGGCCTTGGAGGAGCTGCCTGTCCTCCTGGAGCTGCAGCTCTCTGGGAACCCACTCAGATCCCTGCAAGATGGGGCCTTCCGGCCTGTGGGCAGGTCGCTACAGCACCTCTTCCTGAACAGCAGTGGCCTGGAGCAG ATTTCTCCTGGGGCCTTCTCGGGCCTGGGACCAGGGCTCCAGAGCCTGCACCTGCAGAAGAACAAGCTtcgggccctgcctgccctgcctggtcTCAGCCGGCTTGAGCTCATCGACCTCAGTGGTAATCCCTTCCACTGTGATTGCCAGCTGCTCCCACTGCACAG gTGGCTTACTGGGTTGAACCTGCAGGTGGGGGCCACCTGTGCCACCCCTCCCACTGCCCGGGGCCAGAGGGTGAAAGCTGCAGCTGCCGTCTTTCAagcctgcccaggctgggctgccaggAAGGCCAAGCGGACACCAGCCTCCAGGTCCGGCTCCAGGAAAGCCCCCATCAAGGGAAGACAGCCAGGATCAGAAAAG
- the CHADL gene encoding chondroadherin-like protein isoform X2, with product MLCLQAGLAVPGGMEGPQSSTHISLVLLLLLLSGPAWQAAAQRCPQTCICDNSRWHVACRHQNLTEVPNAIPELTQRLDLRGNVLKVIPPAAFQDLPYLTHLDLRHCQVELVAEGAFRGLGRLLFLNLASNRLRTLPQEALDGLGSLRRLELERNMLEELRPGAFGALGALATLNLAHNALVYLPAMAFQGLLRTRWLRLSHNALSVLAPEALAGLPALRRLSLHHNELQALPGPALSQASGLARLELGHNPLTYAGEEDGLALPGLRELLLDHGALQVLGPRAFARCPRLHSLDLRGNQLDTLPPLQGPGQLRRLRLQGNPLWCGCQARPLLEWLARARVRSDGACRGPRRLRGEALDALRPSDLRCPGDPEEEEAEKREELAAAGPRAPPRAPAGEDGAVVPCPRACVCVAESRHSSCEGRGLQAVPRGFPNDTQLLDLRRNHFPSVPRAAFSGLGHLVSLHLQHCGITDLKAGALAGLGRLVYLYLSDNQLSSLSAAALKGAPHLGYLYLERNRFLQVPGAALRALPKLFSLHLQDNIVDCLTPGDLVGTRALRWLYLSGNRIAQVSPGALGPALELEKIHLDRNQLREVPTGALEELPVLLELQLSGNPLRSLQDGAFRPVGRSLQHLFLNSSGLEQISPGAFSGLGPGLQSLHLQKNKLRALPALPGLSRLELIDLSGNPFHCDCQLLPLHRWLTGLNLQVGATCATPPTARGQRVKAAAAVFQACPGWAARKAKRTPASRSGSRKAPIKGRQPGSEKLRELLGTCTTSLSLSCFHHKDETITQECCEYTARERSRRGVIMFTKL from the exons ATGCTGTGCCTCCAGGCTGGACTGGCAGTTCCAGGCGGCATGGAGGG gcCCCAGAGCTCCACCCACATCTCCTTGGTCCTACTGCTGCTTCTGCTGTCAGGCCCAGCTTGGCAGGCAGCTGCCCAACGCTGCCCACAGACCTGCATCTGTGACAACTCCAGGTGGCACGTTGCCTGCCGGCACCAGAACCTCACTGAGGTGCCAAACGCCATCCCTGAG CTGACTCAGCGGCTGGACCTCCGGGGCAACGTGCTGAAGGTGATCCCTCCAGCTGCCTTCCAGGACCTGCCCTATCTCACACATCTGGACCTGCGGCACTGTCAGGTGGAGCTGGTGGCCGAGGGCGCCTTCCGTGGCCTGGGCCGCCTGCTCTTCCTCAATCTGGCCTCCAACCGCCTGCGCACGCTGCCCCAGGAGGCGCTGGACGGGCTGGGCTCCCTGCGGCGGCTGGAGCTGGAGCGCAACATGCTGGAGGAGCTGCGGCCCGGGGCGTTCGGGGCTCTGGGCGCTCTGGCCACGCTGAACCTGGCCCACAATGCCCTGGTCTACCTGCCTGCCATGGCCTTCCAGGGGCTGCTGCGCACCCGCTGGCTGCGGCTGTCCCACAACGCGCTCAGTGTGCTGGCCCCCGAGGCCCTGGCCGGCCTGCCCGCCCTGCGCCGCCTCAGCCTGCACCACAATGAGCTGCAGGCCCTGCCCGGGCCAGCCCTGTCCCAGGCCAGCGGCCTGGCCCGTCTGGAGCTGGGCCACAACCCACTCACCTACGCGGGCGAGGAGGACGGGCTGGCCCTGCCCGGGCTGCGGGAGTTGCTGCTGGACCACGGGGCCCTGCAGGTGCTGGGTCCCAGAGCCTTCGCCCGCTGCCCCCGCCTGCACAGCCTCGATCTCCGAGGGAACCAGCTGGACACGCTGCCCCCGCTGCAGGGCCCGGGCCAGCTGCGCCGGCTGCGGCTGCAGGGGAACCCGCTGTGGTGCGGCTGCCAGGCGCGGCCGCTGCTCGAGTGGCTGGCGCGGGCGCGCGTGCGCTCGGACGGCGCGTGCAGAGGCCCGCGGCGCCTGCGAGGCGAGGCCCTGGACGCGCTGCGGCCCTCGGACCTGCGCTGCCCCGGGGACCcggaggaggaagaggcggaGAAGAGAGAGGAGCTGGCAGCAGCCGGGCCCCGCGCCCCTCCGCGCGCCCCCGCGGGGGAGGACGGGGCGGTGGTGCCCTGCCCTCGCGCCTGCGTGTGCGTCGCCGAGTCCCGGCACAGCAGCTGCGAGGGCCGCGGCCTGCAGGCAGTGCCCCGCGGTTTCCCCAATGACACTCAGCTCCTGGACCTGAGGCGGAACCACTTCCCCTCGGTGCCCCGAGCGGCCTTCTCCGGCTTGGGCCACCTGGTGTCTCTGCACCTGCAACACTGTGGCATCACAGATCTGAAGGCTGGCGCCTTAGCTGGGCTGGGCCGCCTGGTCTACCTCTACCTCTCTGACAACCAGCTGTCAAGCCTCAGTGCTGCCGCCCTCAAAGGGGCCCCACACCTTGGCTACCTGTACCTAGAGCGCAACCGCTTCCTGCAGGTGCCAGGGGCCGCGCTGCGCGCCCTGCCCAAACTCTTTTCCCTGCATCTGCAGGACAACATTGTGGATTGCCTAACACCTGGAGACCTGGTGGGGACACGGGCTTTACGCTGGCTCTATCTGAGTGGAAACCGTATCGCTCAAGTGTCCCCAGGAGCGCTGGGCCCAGCTCTGGAGCTGGAGAAGATACACCTTGACAGGAACCAGCTGCGAGAGGTGCCCACTGGGGCCTTGGAGGAGCTGCCTGTCCTCCTGGAGCTGCAGCTCTCTGGGAACCCACTCAGATCCCTGCAAGATGGGGCCTTCCGGCCTGTGGGCAGGTCGCTACAGCACCTCTTCCTGAACAGCAGTGGCCTGGAGCAG ATTTCTCCTGGGGCCTTCTCGGGCCTGGGACCAGGGCTCCAGAGCCTGCACCTGCAGAAGAACAAGCTtcgggccctgcctgccctgcctggtcTCAGCCGGCTTGAGCTCATCGACCTCAGTGGTAATCCCTTCCACTGTGATTGCCAGCTGCTCCCACTGCACAG gTGGCTTACTGGGTTGAACCTGCAGGTGGGGGCCACCTGTGCCACCCCTCCCACTGCCCGGGGCCAGAGGGTGAAAGCTGCAGCTGCCGTCTTTCAagcctgcccaggctgggctgccaggAAGGCCAAGCGGACACCAGCCTCCAGGTCCGGCTCCAGGAAAGCCCCCATCAAGGGAAGACAGCCAGGATCAGAAAAG
- the CHADL gene encoding chondroadherin-like protein isoform X3: MLCLQAGLAVPGGMEGPQSSTHISLVLLLLLLSGPAWQAAAQRCPQTCICDNSRWHVACRHQNLTEVPNAIPELTQRLDLRGNVLKVIPPAAFQDLPYLTHLDLRHCQVELVAEGAFRGLGRLLFLNLASNRLRTLPQEALDGLGSLRRLELERNMLEELRPGAFGALGALATLNLAHNALVYLPAMAFQGLLRTRWLRLSHNALSVLAPEALAGLPALRRLSLHHNELQALPGPALSQASGLARLELGHNPLTYAGEEDGLALPGLRELLLDHGALQVLGPRAFARCPRLHSLDLRGNQLDTLPPLQGPGQLRRLRLQGNPLWCGCQARPLLEWLARARVRSDGACRGPRRLRGEALDALRPSDLRCPGDPEEEEAEKREELAAAGPRAPPRAPAGEDGAVVPCPRACVCVAESRHSSCEGRGLQAVPRGFPNDTQLLDLRRNHFPSVPRAAFSGLGHLVSLHLQHCGITDLKAGALAGLGRLVYLYLSDNQLSSLSAAALKGAPHLGYLYLERNRFLQVPGAALRALPKLFSLHLQDNIVDCLTPGDLVGTRALRWLYLSGNRIAQVSPGALGPALELEKIHLDRNQLREVPTGALEELPVLLELQLSGNPLRSLQDGAFRPVGRSLQHLFLNSSGLEQISPGAFSGLGPGLQSLHLQKNKLRALPALPGLSRLELIDLSGNPFHCDCQLLPLHRWLTGLNLQVGATCATPPTARGQRVKAAAAVFQACPGWAARKAKRTPASRSGSRKAPIKGRQPGSEKVGKKRGRL; encoded by the exons ATGCTGTGCCTCCAGGCTGGACTGGCAGTTCCAGGCGGCATGGAGGG gcCCCAGAGCTCCACCCACATCTCCTTGGTCCTACTGCTGCTTCTGCTGTCAGGCCCAGCTTGGCAGGCAGCTGCCCAACGCTGCCCACAGACCTGCATCTGTGACAACTCCAGGTGGCACGTTGCCTGCCGGCACCAGAACCTCACTGAGGTGCCAAACGCCATCCCTGAG CTGACTCAGCGGCTGGACCTCCGGGGCAACGTGCTGAAGGTGATCCCTCCAGCTGCCTTCCAGGACCTGCCCTATCTCACACATCTGGACCTGCGGCACTGTCAGGTGGAGCTGGTGGCCGAGGGCGCCTTCCGTGGCCTGGGCCGCCTGCTCTTCCTCAATCTGGCCTCCAACCGCCTGCGCACGCTGCCCCAGGAGGCGCTGGACGGGCTGGGCTCCCTGCGGCGGCTGGAGCTGGAGCGCAACATGCTGGAGGAGCTGCGGCCCGGGGCGTTCGGGGCTCTGGGCGCTCTGGCCACGCTGAACCTGGCCCACAATGCCCTGGTCTACCTGCCTGCCATGGCCTTCCAGGGGCTGCTGCGCACCCGCTGGCTGCGGCTGTCCCACAACGCGCTCAGTGTGCTGGCCCCCGAGGCCCTGGCCGGCCTGCCCGCCCTGCGCCGCCTCAGCCTGCACCACAATGAGCTGCAGGCCCTGCCCGGGCCAGCCCTGTCCCAGGCCAGCGGCCTGGCCCGTCTGGAGCTGGGCCACAACCCACTCACCTACGCGGGCGAGGAGGACGGGCTGGCCCTGCCCGGGCTGCGGGAGTTGCTGCTGGACCACGGGGCCCTGCAGGTGCTGGGTCCCAGAGCCTTCGCCCGCTGCCCCCGCCTGCACAGCCTCGATCTCCGAGGGAACCAGCTGGACACGCTGCCCCCGCTGCAGGGCCCGGGCCAGCTGCGCCGGCTGCGGCTGCAGGGGAACCCGCTGTGGTGCGGCTGCCAGGCGCGGCCGCTGCTCGAGTGGCTGGCGCGGGCGCGCGTGCGCTCGGACGGCGCGTGCAGAGGCCCGCGGCGCCTGCGAGGCGAGGCCCTGGACGCGCTGCGGCCCTCGGACCTGCGCTGCCCCGGGGACCcggaggaggaagaggcggaGAAGAGAGAGGAGCTGGCAGCAGCCGGGCCCCGCGCCCCTCCGCGCGCCCCCGCGGGGGAGGACGGGGCGGTGGTGCCCTGCCCTCGCGCCTGCGTGTGCGTCGCCGAGTCCCGGCACAGCAGCTGCGAGGGCCGCGGCCTGCAGGCAGTGCCCCGCGGTTTCCCCAATGACACTCAGCTCCTGGACCTGAGGCGGAACCACTTCCCCTCGGTGCCCCGAGCGGCCTTCTCCGGCTTGGGCCACCTGGTGTCTCTGCACCTGCAACACTGTGGCATCACAGATCTGAAGGCTGGCGCCTTAGCTGGGCTGGGCCGCCTGGTCTACCTCTACCTCTCTGACAACCAGCTGTCAAGCCTCAGTGCTGCCGCCCTCAAAGGGGCCCCACACCTTGGCTACCTGTACCTAGAGCGCAACCGCTTCCTGCAGGTGCCAGGGGCCGCGCTGCGCGCCCTGCCCAAACTCTTTTCCCTGCATCTGCAGGACAACATTGTGGATTGCCTAACACCTGGAGACCTGGTGGGGACACGGGCTTTACGCTGGCTCTATCTGAGTGGAAACCGTATCGCTCAAGTGTCCCCAGGAGCGCTGGGCCCAGCTCTGGAGCTGGAGAAGATACACCTTGACAGGAACCAGCTGCGAGAGGTGCCCACTGGGGCCTTGGAGGAGCTGCCTGTCCTCCTGGAGCTGCAGCTCTCTGGGAACCCACTCAGATCCCTGCAAGATGGGGCCTTCCGGCCTGTGGGCAGGTCGCTACAGCACCTCTTCCTGAACAGCAGTGGCCTGGAGCAG ATTTCTCCTGGGGCCTTCTCGGGCCTGGGACCAGGGCTCCAGAGCCTGCACCTGCAGAAGAACAAGCTtcgggccctgcctgccctgcctggtcTCAGCCGGCTTGAGCTCATCGACCTCAGTGGTAATCCCTTCCACTGTGATTGCCAGCTGCTCCCACTGCACAG gTGGCTTACTGGGTTGAACCTGCAGGTGGGGGCCACCTGTGCCACCCCTCCCACTGCCCGGGGCCAGAGGGTGAAAGCTGCAGCTGCCGTCTTTCAagcctgcccaggctgggctgccaggAAGGCCAAGCGGACACCAGCCTCCAGGTCCGGCTCCAGGAAAGCCCCCATCAAGGGAAGACAGCCAGGATCAGAAAAG